A single window of Lathamus discolor isolate bLatDis1 chromosome 20, bLatDis1.hap1, whole genome shotgun sequence DNA harbors:
- the PHB1 gene encoding prohibitin 1: MAAKVFESLGKLGLGLAVVGGVVNSALYNVDAGHRAVIFDRFRGVQDVVVGEGTHFLIPWVQKPIIFDCRSRPRNIPVITGSKDLQNVNITLRILFRPVTAQLPRIFTSIGEDYDERVLPSITTEILKSVVARFDAGELITQRELVSRQVSEDLTERAATFGLILDDVSLTHLTFGKEFTEAVEMKQVAQQEAERARFIVEKAEQQKKAAVISAEGDSKAAELIANSLATAGDGLIELRKLEAAEDIAYQLSRSRNITYLPSGQSVLLQLPQ; this comes from the exons ATGGCCGCGAAGGTGTTTGAGAGCCTGGGGAAGCTCGGCCTGGGGCTGGCGGTTGTAGGAGGAGTTGTGAACTCGGCGCTGTACAACG TTGATGCAGGTCACAGAGCTGTCATCTTCGACCGATTCCGTGGGGTCCAGGATGTGGTGGTAGGAGAAGGCACCCACTTCCTCATCCCCTGGGTGCAGAAACCCATCATCTTCGACTGCCGCTCCCGGCCCCGAAACATTCCCGTGATCACGGGCAGCAAAG ACCTTCAGAACGTGAACATCACGTTGCGTATCCTGTTCAGACCAGTGACTGCCCAGTTACCGCGCATCTTCACCAGTATTGGAGAGGACTACGACGAGCGTGTGCTGCCCTCAATCACAACTGAAATCCTCAAGTCTGTTGTG GCTCGCTTTGATGCTGGAGAATTGATCACTCAGAGAGAGTTGGTCTCAAGGCAAGTGAGTGAGGACCTCACGGAGAGAGCAGCAACCTTCGGGCTCATTCTGGATGATGTGTCCTTG ACTCACCTGACCTTTGGCAAGGAGTTCACAGAGGCTGTGGAGATGAAGCAAGTGGCCCAGCAAGAAGCAGAGAGAGCGAGATTCATTGTGGAGAAG gctgagcagcagaagaaagcagctgtgATCTCTGCTGAGGGAGACTCCAAAGCAGCTGAGCTCATTGCCAACTCCCTGGCCACTGCAGGCGATGGCTTGATTGAGCTGCGCAAACTGGAGGCCGCTGAGGACATCGCCTACCAGCTCTCACGGTCCCGCAACATCACGTACCTGCCCTCTGGACAGTCTGTGCTCCTCCAGCTGCCGCAGTGA